One genomic region from Streptomyces sp. NBC_01304 encodes:
- a CDS encoding (2,3-dihydroxybenzoyl)adenylate synthase codes for MSIPVNTAPDAPLWPAEFADRYRELGYWRGETFGRMLQERAERHPDRIAVVDPARHHRWTYGQLNERAWRMAAGFAAKGIGKGDRVVVQLPNIAEFFEVIFGLFRIGALPVFALPAHRHTEIRYFCEFTEAVAYVVPDVAAGFDHRDLASRVKAEVPMLRHVFVAGDPGEHTRLADVPTEPDAFPHPQPDPSDLAFLQLSGGSTGVPKLIPRTHDDYLYSLWGSNEICAVDENSVYLVALPAAHNFPLSSPGSLGALYAGGRVVLCPSPDPETAFPLIEQERVTLTGLVPPLALVWTEAGPHTRHDLSSLDVLLVGGAKFSEEAARRVRPALGCTLQQVFGMAEGLVNYTRLDDPVETVVTTQGRPISDHDEVRIVDDEDQDVEPGETGHLLTRGPYTIRGYWRAPEHNARSFTADGFYRTGDVVRMTDTGHLVVEGRAKDQINRGGEKIAAEEVENVILAHPSVHDVSVVAVPDTYLGERTCAYVVLREGAAPLKPVAIKKFVRERGLAAYKIPDRVEFVDAFPQTGIGKVSKKDLRITADRSRD; via the coding sequence GTGAGCATTCCCGTCAACACCGCCCCCGACGCGCCGCTGTGGCCCGCCGAGTTCGCCGACCGCTATCGCGAGCTCGGCTACTGGCGGGGCGAGACCTTCGGCCGCATGCTCCAGGAGCGCGCCGAGCGCCACCCCGACCGGATCGCCGTCGTCGACCCGGCGCGGCACCATCGCTGGACGTACGGCCAACTCAACGAGCGGGCCTGGCGGATGGCCGCCGGCTTCGCCGCGAAGGGGATCGGCAAGGGCGACCGGGTGGTCGTCCAGCTTCCCAACATCGCCGAGTTCTTCGAGGTGATCTTCGGCCTTTTCCGGATCGGTGCCCTGCCGGTCTTCGCGCTGCCCGCGCACCGGCACACCGAGATCCGCTATTTCTGCGAGTTCACCGAGGCCGTCGCGTACGTCGTCCCGGATGTCGCGGCCGGCTTCGACCACCGCGACCTGGCGTCCCGCGTGAAGGCCGAAGTGCCCATGCTGCGGCACGTGTTCGTGGCCGGAGACCCCGGCGAGCACACACGTCTGGCCGACGTCCCCACCGAGCCCGACGCCTTCCCCCACCCCCAGCCCGACCCCTCGGACCTGGCCTTCCTCCAGCTCTCCGGCGGCTCCACGGGCGTGCCCAAGCTGATCCCGCGCACCCACGACGACTACCTCTATTCGCTGTGGGGCTCCAACGAGATCTGCGCGGTCGACGAGAACTCCGTCTATCTCGTCGCGCTCCCCGCCGCCCACAACTTCCCGCTCAGCTCGCCCGGTTCACTCGGCGCGCTGTACGCGGGCGGCCGCGTCGTGCTGTGCCCGAGCCCCGACCCGGAGACCGCCTTCCCGCTCATCGAGCAGGAGCGCGTCACCCTGACTGGCCTGGTCCCGCCGCTCGCCCTCGTCTGGACGGAGGCCGGCCCCCACACCCGCCACGACCTCTCCAGCCTCGACGTACTGCTGGTCGGCGGCGCCAAGTTCAGCGAGGAGGCCGCCCGCCGGGTGCGGCCCGCGCTCGGCTGCACGCTGCAGCAGGTCTTCGGGATGGCCGAGGGCCTGGTCAACTACACCCGCCTGGACGACCCGGTGGAGACCGTCGTCACCACCCAGGGCCGGCCCATCTCCGACCACGACGAGGTCAGGATCGTCGACGACGAGGACCAGGACGTCGAGCCGGGGGAGACCGGGCACCTGCTCACCCGCGGCCCGTACACGATCCGCGGCTACTGGCGGGCCCCCGAGCACAACGCCCGCTCCTTCACGGCCGACGGCTTCTACCGGACCGGGGACGTCGTACGCATGACGGACACCGGGCACCTCGTCGTCGAGGGGCGGGCCAAGGACCAGATCAACCGCGGCGGCGAGAAGATCGCCGCCGAGGAGGTCGAGAACGTCATCCTCGCCCACCCGTCCGTCCACGACGTGTCCGTGGTCGCCGTCCCCGACACCTATCTCGGCGAACGCACCTGCGCGTACGTGGTGTTGCGCGAGGGCGCCGCACCCCTGAAGCCCGTGGCGATCAAGAAGTTCGTACGCGAACGGGGTCTGGCCGCGTACAAGATCCCCGACCGCGTCGAGTTCGTCGACGCCTTCCCGCAGACCGGCATCGGCAAGGTCAGCAAGAAGGACCTGCGGATCACGGCGGACCGCTCCCGCGACTGA
- the dhbC gene encoding isochorismate synthase DhbC, translated as MEFPVTTAPEAPDVQAPRIPEALAQVGAATALLDAYAPGDARFFASPTRTLLAHGVRAEVPHDARPLPVRVAETLDAQLRGGNRAPVVVGAVPFDHTAPAALAVPEVARWAPALCEDPLVGIPAPVPGAGGWQVRPVPAPDVYGAGVAEAVRRMRAGEFSKVVLARTLELTSPRALDIPAMLQRLARRDPSGYTFAVPSGPGRTLLGASPELLVSRRGNRLTANPLAGSTPRSADLAEDVRRAAALLESAKDLHEHAVVVDAVRDALAPYCADLEVPERPTLVRTAAMWHLSTTVTGTLAQPATSALELAWALHPTPAVCGTPTALAREVIGELEPFDRGLYTGMVGWGDASGDGEWVVTIRCAEAEANRLRLFAGAGVVADSTPEAETAETGAKFQTFLHAVGVDQ; from the coding sequence ATGGAGTTCCCGGTGACCACGGCACCCGAGGCGCCCGACGTGCAGGCGCCGCGCATACCCGAGGCGCTCGCCCAAGTGGGCGCCGCCACCGCGCTGCTCGACGCCTATGCGCCGGGCGACGCCCGGTTCTTCGCGTCGCCCACCCGTACCCTTCTCGCGCACGGCGTGCGCGCCGAAGTGCCGCACGACGCGCGGCCGTTGCCCGTCAGGGTCGCCGAGACGCTCGACGCCCAGCTGCGTGGAGGGAACCGGGCGCCCGTCGTGGTCGGCGCCGTGCCCTTCGACCACACCGCGCCCGCCGCGCTCGCCGTCCCCGAGGTCGCCCGTTGGGCGCCCGCCCTGTGCGAGGACCCGCTCGTCGGCATCCCCGCGCCGGTGCCCGGCGCGGGCGGCTGGCAGGTCCGTCCGGTCCCCGCCCCGGACGTCTACGGCGCGGGCGTCGCCGAGGCCGTACGCCGCATGCGTGCGGGCGAGTTCAGCAAGGTGGTGCTCGCCCGCACCCTGGAGCTCACCTCGCCGCGTGCCCTCGACATCCCCGCGATGCTGCAGCGCCTGGCCCGCCGCGACCCTTCCGGCTACACCTTCGCCGTGCCTTCGGGCCCCGGCCGCACCCTGCTCGGCGCCAGCCCGGAACTCCTCGTCAGCCGCCGCGGCAACCGGCTCACGGCCAACCCCCTCGCCGGATCGACGCCCCGCAGCGCCGACCTAGCCGAGGACGTCCGGCGGGCCGCCGCCCTCCTGGAGTCCGCCAAGGACCTGCACGAGCACGCGGTCGTCGTCGACGCCGTACGTGACGCCCTCGCCCCGTACTGCGCCGACCTCGAAGTCCCCGAGCGCCCCACCCTCGTACGCACCGCCGCCATGTGGCACCTGTCCACGACCGTCACTGGCACCCTCGCCCAACCCGCCACCTCAGCACTGGAGTTGGCCTGGGCACTGCACCCGACCCCGGCCGTCTGCGGCACCCCCACCGCCCTCGCCCGCGAGGTCATCGGCGAGCTGGAGCCCTTCGACCGCGGCCTCTACACCGGCATGGTCGGCTGGGGCGACGCGAGCGGCGACGGCGAGTGGGTCGTCACCATCCGCTGCGCCGAGGCCGAGGCCAACCGCCTGCGCCTGTTCGCCGGCGCGGGTGTCGTCGCCGACTCCACGCCCGAGGCCGAGACCGCCGAGACCGGCGCCAAGTTCCAGACGTTCCTGCACGCCGTCGGAGTCGACCAGTGA
- a CDS encoding 2,3-dihydro-2,3-dihydroxybenzoate dehydrogenase, translated as MQQSELAGRTALVTGAGQGIGEAVARVLADRGARVVAVDRTPGGIKALEASYADDRIVARAADVTDAAAVEAVVDDVERTVGPLDILVNVAGILRTAPVVELGDDDWAETFAVNSTGVFHASRAAARRMTPRRSGCIVTVGSNAAGVPRTSMAAYAASKAAATMFTKCLGLELARSGVRCNVVSPGSTDTAMQRDLWVDPESKDVPGRVIEGDPEAYRVGIPLGRIAEAIDIAEAVAFLVSDRARHITMHDLYVDGGATLR; from the coding sequence GTGCAGCAGTCAGAACTCGCCGGGCGCACCGCGCTGGTCACCGGCGCGGGCCAGGGCATAGGCGAGGCCGTCGCCCGCGTGCTGGCCGATCGCGGCGCACGCGTGGTGGCGGTGGACCGGACTCCCGGCGGAATCAAGGCACTTGAGGCGTCGTACGCCGACGACCGCATCGTCGCCCGCGCCGCCGACGTCACCGACGCCGCGGCGGTGGAGGCCGTGGTGGACGACGTGGAGCGGACCGTGGGGCCGCTCGACATCCTCGTCAACGTCGCGGGCATCCTGCGCACCGCGCCGGTGGTCGAGCTCGGCGACGACGACTGGGCCGAGACCTTCGCCGTCAACTCCACCGGCGTCTTCCACGCCTCGCGCGCCGCCGCCCGCCGCATGACCCCGCGCCGCTCCGGTTGCATCGTCACCGTCGGTTCCAATGCGGCGGGGGTGCCGCGTACGAGCATGGCCGCGTATGCCGCGTCGAAGGCTGCCGCCACGATGTTCACGAAGTGTCTGGGGCTTGAGTTGGCCCGTAGCGGTGTTCGCTGCAATGTGGTTTCGCCCGGGTCCACGGATACTGCGATGCAGCGCGATCTGTGGGTGGACCCCGAGTCCAAGGATGTCCCCGGACGGGTGATCGAGGGTGATCCGGAGGCGTATCGGGTCGGGATTCCGCTCGGCCGGATCGCCGAAGCGATCGATATCGCCGAGGCGGTTGCGTTCCTGGTCTCCGACCGGGCGCGGCACATCACCATGCATGACCTTTACGTGGATGGTGGCGCCACCCTTCGCTAG
- the fhuB gene encoding Fe(3+)-hydroxamate ABC transporter permease FhuB: protein MLLPQAERRNLADSPDTSTDPQPPAQKRELSTSGRGNLLIPTLALSVVVLALAALSLSVGAGEVGAGGVLDYLMGRSTTRLDLVVGELRMPRTATALLVGAALGVAGCLLQAVTRNPLAETGLLGVNAGAALGVVTGIAFLGVETSGGYLVWAFGGAILASGLVLLISGSKGGGSPMRLVLAGSALGATFGGLTSLIIVNSATAYDGFRFWVLGSLAGVEGFDALGGLLPVLGAGFLVALLVARPLSALALGDDLARGLGHRPGLIRVTVALAVTLLTASAVALVGPISFLGLLAGFLARTLAGPRLGAQIALAGLVGAAVLTGADVLARVVSRPFEAPVAVIVALIGAPVLIAIVRSRRLGALGMTEPATAEAPRRAPVAKPRRDHLVVRRGPVSVLLAYRPALAACLLAGVVLAAVVFAAYAGQSDMGVERTFRAIFGQGDRFDVLLVQKFRLGRIVAALTAGAALGLAGCLTQTLARNRLATPELLGVNDGATAAVLVSVSVTGAFGAWWAGPVGALVAVVVVTAVSGGLGQRGYRVLVVGLAMSALASAATQVVLSRRSLNSSSALYTWTSGSLNGRSYDVATPVLIGLAVLVPIALIVARHLNVLRFDDSTAASLGVAPARIRAICLLLAVALAGLAVGICGPVGFVALASPVIASRLAGPLRVPVFGSVLVGAALILLADTLGRTVFDGVEVPVGVVTTVLGGPFLLWVLLGKSAATRV, encoded by the coding sequence ATGCTTCTCCCGCAAGCGGAACGCCGGAACTTGGCCGATTCCCCCGACACCTCGACCGACCCTCAACCCCCCGCGCAAAAGCGCGAGTTGAGCACGAGCGGCCGCGGGAATCTGCTGATCCCGACGCTCGCCCTGAGCGTCGTGGTGCTCGCCCTGGCCGCCCTCTCGCTCTCCGTGGGTGCGGGCGAGGTCGGCGCGGGAGGCGTCCTCGACTACCTCATGGGCCGCTCGACCACGCGCCTGGACCTGGTGGTCGGCGAGCTGCGCATGCCGCGCACCGCCACCGCGCTCCTGGTCGGCGCCGCGCTCGGCGTGGCCGGCTGTCTGCTGCAGGCGGTGACCCGAAATCCCTTGGCCGAAACCGGACTTCTGGGCGTCAACGCGGGCGCCGCGCTCGGCGTCGTGACCGGGATCGCCTTCCTCGGCGTGGAGACCTCGGGCGGCTATCTGGTGTGGGCCTTCGGCGGGGCGATCCTCGCCAGCGGCCTCGTCCTGCTCATATCGGGCAGCAAGGGTGGCGGTTCACCGATGCGCCTGGTCCTCGCGGGCTCCGCGCTCGGCGCCACCTTCGGCGGTCTGACGAGCCTCATCATCGTCAACTCGGCGACGGCGTACGACGGCTTCCGGTTCTGGGTGCTCGGCTCGCTGGCCGGCGTCGAGGGCTTCGACGCGCTCGGCGGACTGCTGCCGGTGCTCGGCGCCGGATTCCTGGTGGCGCTGCTCGTCGCGCGTCCCCTCTCCGCGCTCGCGCTCGGCGACGACCTGGCGCGCGGACTCGGGCACCGGCCCGGTCTGATCCGGGTCACCGTGGCCCTCGCCGTGACCCTTCTCACCGCGTCCGCCGTGGCGTTGGTCGGGCCGATCTCGTTTCTCGGGCTGCTCGCGGGCTTCCTCGCCCGTACGTTGGCGGGCCCCCGGCTCGGCGCGCAGATCGCCCTCGCGGGCCTCGTCGGGGCGGCCGTGCTGACCGGGGCCGATGTCCTTGCCCGGGTGGTGTCGCGGCCGTTCGAGGCGCCGGTCGCGGTCATCGTCGCGCTGATCGGGGCGCCGGTGCTCATCGCGATCGTACGGTCCAGGAGGCTGGGCGCGCTGGGCATGACGGAGCCCGCCACGGCCGAGGCGCCCCGGCGCGCCCCGGTCGCCAAGCCGCGCCGGGATCACCTGGTCGTGCGGCGCGGACCGGTCTCGGTGCTCCTCGCCTACCGCCCCGCGCTCGCCGCGTGCCTGCTTGCCGGAGTCGTCCTGGCGGCCGTGGTGTTCGCCGCGTACGCCGGACAGAGCGACATGGGTGTCGAGCGCACCTTCCGGGCGATTTTCGGCCAGGGCGACCGCTTCGACGTGCTGCTCGTGCAGAAGTTCCGCCTCGGCCGGATCGTCGCCGCCCTCACCGCGGGCGCGGCCCTCGGCCTCGCGGGCTGCCTCACCCAGACCCTCGCCCGCAACCGCCTCGCCACCCCCGAACTCCTCGGCGTCAACGACGGCGCCACCGCGGCCGTCCTCGTCTCGGTCAGCGTCACCGGCGCGTTCGGCGCCTGGTGGGCCGGTCCGGTCGGCGCCCTGGTCGCGGTCGTCGTGGTGACCGCGGTGTCCGGCGGGCTCGGGCAGCGCGGCTACCGGGTGCTCGTCGTCGGCCTCGCCATGTCGGCGCTCGCCTCCGCCGCCACCCAGGTCGTCCTCTCCCGCCGCTCACTCAACTCCTCCAGCGCGCTCTACACCTGGACCTCCGGCAGCCTCAACGGCCGCTCCTACGACGTCGCCACACCGGTCCTCATCGGCCTCGCGGTACTCGTCCCGATCGCCCTGATCGTCGCCCGCCACCTCAACGTGCTGCGCTTCGACGACTCCACGGCGGCGTCCCTCGGCGTCGCCCCGGCCCGGATCCGCGCGATCTGCCTGCTCCTTGCCGTGGCCCTCGCCGGGCTCGCGGTCGGCATCTGCGGACCGGTCGGCTTCGTCGCCCTCGCCTCGCCCGTCATCGCGAGCCGGCTCGCGGGACCGCTCAGGGTCCCGGTGTTCGGGTCCGTCCTGGTCGGGGCCGCACTGATCCTGCTGGCCGACACCCTCGGGCGGACCGTGTTCGACGGGGTCGAGGTGCCGGTCGGCGTGGTCACGACGGTGCTCGGCGGGCCGTTCCTGCTGTGGGTGCTGCTCGGGAAGTCGGCGGCCACGCGTGTCTGA